Part of the Apus apus isolate bApuApu2 chromosome 28, bApuApu2.pri.cur, whole genome shotgun sequence genome, GGCAGCAGACTCGACCCTGTGTGTGTCCCTGTGCCTGCCCAGGACCTGttggctgcagcctgtgctttgTGGATCAACAGGATTcaggctcctgccctgctcttgCCTTTCTCCCACTTGCCCCTCAAAGCTGGGGGCATTTTGGTGCCTTCAAGCAGCTGCTGAGCGCCCCTTGGCCATGCTCACCAGTGCCTGGAGCACAGATGCTTTCCAGctgccagaagcagcagcactgaccaCAGCAAGATAAGAGCAGGCACGAGGTTTTTGTGGCAGAAATGGGCTCCTCAAGCCAGAGCTAAGCAGCACCTCCTCGCCCAGCTCGGAGCAGGGTTGGAGCTGGTTGAGGTCTCAGCTTTGCTGTCcagaggaagagctgtggaGCTTGGGGgaacagcagggctgtgggaccTGTATTTGCAGTCCTGAGgcttccccaccagccccatGACTGCCCTCATCTGCTCAGGAGATCCACGTGTTGGTCACCAAGGCCCAGTTCCTTCTGCTTGTGGGTGCAGGCAGTGACCATGCATGGCCAAGTTTTTCAGGAGTTTCTCCAGGGCTCTGCCCACAGAAGCACTGGGATAACTCTGGTGGTTATACTGGTGCTCTCttacctgctgctttccccagGGCTTTGAGCATTTGataaaaggcagcaagaaaaataatcttgcaTGTAAGAGTGCAGGGGTTTTCAAAGCTGTGACAAAGGCACAGACATAACTGAGCTCTCCTGTGTCCTGGTGCAGTTTGTGCCACTGAAATGCTGCCTCTCTAAGTTGATGAAGATGCAGCTCAGATGTGTGACACCAGATTTCTCCTTTTAGAGACTACATGTGCTGGTGGGAGAAGTATCTTCCAAAAATATGCTTCAGCTCCTTCTTCTGGCCTCGTTTTAGGGGCGTGGGTAGATCAGGATATTGGGGTTATTACAGAAGTGCTGTTGTTGCTGTAGTTAATTCTGTACAGATCATCCCAGCTCTCTTCCTTTTGTCTCTGTAAAGCAACAAGTGGGTGAGTAGAAGGATGAGTCATCTTTTCTGGTTCTTTAATTTCTTGCACATCTATCtagctgcctgctgccccctcTCCATGCTTGTCCTGCATGGGATGGATGACAGACAATGCAGTAATTaagatttattgcatacaaCATTGggggttttaattattctggacAAGAGGCACAAGTACAGTAAAAGtgtagggaaattgggagataGAACAGAAGTGCAGTTAGGATGCAAAGGGCCTAttagcagtgaattttactacttataattaaatcaaacaacaaaggttaaCCACTAAAATGCTGGCAACTTACTAATTATCAAATATTATACAAGGCCTAAAATATTATCACCTTTAAAGGATCTTACAGTcttaataatgaagattacttaatgataagtttgctaataaagacagtgAATGAGTAATATTTCTCACCCTTGtcaggccacagctgggtgtccttGGTCAGACCACAACTCCTGAGGGTCAGTCTCcatggcaggtgtccctgctagaggagagaaggtccagaACTCCCCGAGGAGAGTGCACAGAGATCTCTCCCATCAAaaatgggaccaggcttttatagaataaagtggttgactgctgtcatttaaccatgAGCCACACCTCcaacatctctcattggagaattaacaggaaaacagtggggggggggaaaaaggcatGAAGGCCCTGTTCCCACCAAGCAAACACTGTTTATCTGTTGGTTCTcactttatctccatttcaggcctggttgtggctgggctgggctctgtgttcttcaacactggagagcagctggtgtcaTGAACAACCACTTGTCCcctgtttgtacctttcaaggttgttaccagctcagagtttgctggTCCGTTTCCTCATGGGAACCTTTCACTGCAGGCCAGGGCCTGCAAGATGAGAgccaaaaagcagttgaatcattaaagggaactgaggcaggtgtattgagagatggagcatcctgctgcagtgctgctgttgtAACAGGAGCAtctcctttccagcccaaaggAGCTGATCGGAAGCAGAAGACGGACAGGGAGAAGATGGAGAAGCGAACACCTCACGAGAAGGAGAAGTACCAGCCCTCCTATGAAACCACCATCCTCACCGAGGTGGGGGCTCTGCCAGGCAGTGCCTGGTGTCTTGCTCTACTGAGACCTGGCTTGCCTGGCTCGCAGGGGGCAaggagctggctgctctgctgtgaaaTGCTTGGCCAAGTTGGTAATAGCTGCAAGGCAAAGCAAGAGAATTTTTGTAGGCACAGGAGGTGTTTCTTACTAGACCTAAAAAAGGGCTCTTGTGCCTGGAAACATGATGGCTTTTCCCCTACTGTAAAAGATCATCTAATAAAAGATTTTTGCCTCTCCCTGCTTTGTTTTGCCCCTGTGGCAACTGGCCACCAAAGCTGTGAGTTGGCCGAAAACCCTGTGAATTCCTCCTGGTGCTAATGGGAAGTGTTGATCTATTGAAATGTGACTGAAGGGTTGGTGCTGaacagccctggggagggaaCCCTTGTCCTGCCCCAGGTGCATTTGCTGCCTGACTCTGCCCCGAGGTGCCTGGACTGGTGGGCACCATCTGTGTCAGCCCAGTGCCAGAGCAATGGGTGTAGATCCCAGATCTCACTGCTTTTAAATGTTGAGGCTTCTTTGAGATTAAGGATCCCTAACTCTGGGCTTTGTGCCTGTCTGTggtgggtttcttttttaatctcctgCTTTATTCTTCAGTTCTGTTCCATAGTCAGTTGTGGGTCAGCAAATAGCTGTTAActgtgctgcccagagcagaTGTGTGTGCTTGTTCAGAGCAATCCTGTGACTCTCCTGGGTTTTCCTTTCTAGTGCTCTCCCTGGCCAGAGATCACCTACGTCAATAATGCACCATCCCCTGGCTTCAACAGCTCCCACAGCAGTTTTTCCATTGGTGAAGGGTAAGTCCAGAGAATAGCCTGGGTGGCTCTTTGTTTCTACCTGACATGAGACATCATAGAatggatcacagaatcatagaatggcttgggttggaagggatgttaaagaccatccagatcccaccccctgcatggacagggacacctcccaccagcccaggctgctccaagccccatccaacctgcccttcaacacttccagggatggggcagccacagcttctctgggcaacctgggccagggtctcaccaccctcacagggaagaaatttttcctgatgtcGAACCTGAGTTTctcctctttaagcttcaaaccattgccccttgtcctctcactacacacatGTGTAAAaagccccaccccagctttcttgtaggtccccttcagacATTGGAAAGTTGTTCTAAGATCACCAtggagcctccttttctccaggctgaaccacccctacttcctcagcctgtcttcatagtggaggtgctccagccctctgatgatctttgtggcctcctctggacatacTTGaggagctctatgtccttcttatgttgaggaCTCCATCCAGATGGATGTGCCTGAGCTGGCAATGGCTGCTGGTGACAGAAGGGCCTGGTTCCATGGTGTACAGGGAGTGGAAGCTGGGTACAGGGTGTGTCACTGGGGGAGAATCAAAGCCCGTGAAGCTGAGTGTTGTTCCCTCTTCAAGCTGCAGCAAAGCCCAGCTCTGGCATGAGCAGCCTGTGTGCAtctgggcagcagctcagcctccatctgctttgctctgccttTCCCCACCAGATTCATTCTCCAGCAGAAGCTCCTTGGTTTTGCAAAGTCTTTCACTGCACCAGTGGTGCTGCTGTTGAGGCCACCTGGTCTGTCCCTGTGCTTCAGTGCTCTTGGTTACAGGACTAGGGTGGGGGGTGGTTTCTGCCTGCTGGGATCCTGTGTCAGGAGGGGATGAGTGGCACTAACCCCCTCTTCTGCTCTGGCTCTTGTCCCCACCCTAGCAATGGCTCTCCAAACCACCAGCCCGAGCCACCCCCTCCAATCGCAGATGTAAGTCACACCTCAGAGCTTATGCTTGTGGTAAGGATGGTGCACAGGTGGGAACATGGGGACTGGGGGTGGAACTGGGGTGGTTTTGTGGGTGGCTGTAGTTTGCTGGGGAAGAGACTGCTCTAGTTTAACAGCTTTGGGGAGTTGTACCTTCTTTTTGACTCCTAGTTGGAAAAAGAGTTGATGGGGTGAAAAATGTCCAGCTCAGCAGCGTGAAGCTGTGAGCAAGCTTCTTGTAGCTCACTGTGACCTTTACTTACTGCCTTGATCTTCACTGtgctttcccctttccttctttcctccttccctgtccctctggagcctttaaaatcaaaacctgcccaggctgcagcttgactgtgtgtgctgtgagcCTGGCTCACTGGGCTCTCGATTTAAGACTCGTTAACCACACCGAGCTGACCTGTGCTCGTTCTTCAGTGGAAACGCTTCCCTGTCACCTCTGAGGCAGTGACCCTTCTCTCCCCACGTTGCAGAACCTCTtgcccaccagcaccacccAGGAGGCTCAGCAGTGGCTGCACCGAAACCGCTTCTCCACTTTTTCTCGGCTCTTCAGGAACTTCTCAGGTGGGTTCCACCATCCCCTCCGTGTCTGCCCCTTCTCCGTGCCGGGtccctctgcctcttcctgctCCCGAGGCcattttcctgttgctgttACAAATAGAAATGTCTTAAAAATCTTGAGACAAGAAAATGGGGCTCCCTGAAAGCTCTGTTCTTTGTTTCTCACCTTAGTCTTAGCTGGCATAAATGGCAGGGACTGGGGTGGTTTCACTCCCAGGAGCTCACAGCACCCCCCGGTGTTAAAACGAGCTGAGAGAAGGTACCATGTGTAAGGAAACacttcatgtttattttcctctccttccctggtGATGCAGCCCGCAGGGTGACTAAGGTGCTGGATAGCCAGCTGTCAATAATACAGGACACAGGGTTGTACCCAAACACACTCTTGCAAAAtgaatctggaaaaaaagatcttGCAGATGTTCTGGGAGAagcagggggaggtgggggcaGAAGGCAGACAAGGTTTGGGTGAGCTCTgtgagcaggaggaggggggtgCCCAGAGCACCCCCATCCCAGACACTTTGGACTGGACTGTGTGACTTGTCTCTCCCTTTGGTTTTTAAAACTGCAGGAGCAGACCTGCTGAAGCTGACCAGAGAAGATGTCATCCAGATCTGCGGCCCCGCCGACGGCATCCGGCTCTTCAACGCCCTGAAAGGCCGGTACGTTGGTTGGGCAAAGGCTGACTGTGGCTGGTAGGAAAACTGGTTTTGGTTTAGCCTGTTTGCTGCTAGAGAGAACAGAGTTTCATTGGCCTTCCTGAGCCTCTTTGATAAGTTAGCCTGTAGGGTAACCGCTTCAGAGACGTCGGGGAAGAAAATCCATGTGGGAGAGAAGTGTTAGCAATTATCTTACTCTTTGGGTCTCAGGGAACGAGCCAGAAAGTCCTGCCCACACAGTGCTTGTTTCCTCCATCCTCTGAACTGCCTCTCAGTGCAgttcccttcccagaaaggcaGTATTTCTTTGCATGTTCCCTTAAGAAGCAGGGACTGGTGTTTAACTGTTTaatgctgcagcatttcaggAGGCACCACTGTAGCCAGGCGGAGGCACAGGGTGGGCTCCATCCTGGAGGGAGGGTCCGGGGGGCATCGGCTCAGGTGTGGCTGGGGAGCATTCCAGGGGGTTCACGTCCCGCCTCTGATGGCTCGGGAGATAGCAGGGAAACCTggtctgctgtgctggggaggagggcaggaggggccCGAGCTGCTTTGGCACTGCAGAGTGAGACCTGTAGGAGGAGCAGCGCGTGTGAGAGCAGAGCgcggctggagctgctcctcgGGACTCAGCCCTCTGGTTTAGCTGCTCAGGAGCCACCTGCCATTGTCCCCATGCTGGCTGCTTCATCCCCTTCTCTCAGAAACCTTTGCTGCTTCAGCAAGGTGGGGATGACCACAGTGGTTTTTCTTGGAGATGGtcaatctctttttttcttctgagggtACCAGGGAGGGAGGAATGCAGGCAGAGTGCTGGGATCTAGAGGTGTCCTGAGCAAACCCAGTGGTGTTCACTCTCTGCTCTGTCTGTAGGATGGTGCGGCCCAGACTGACCATCTACGTGTGTCAGGAGTCCCAGCAGCTGAGGGACCTTCAGCAGAAACACGAGGATGGGGACGCAGTAACCAGCACTTTTTTTGGTAAGGGGTtcagagcctggctgggggcACGTGGGCTGGGGGCACCACAACAGGGCGATGGGGAAAACAGCAGCCAGGGAGGTCAGCAGGCAGAAAGGTGGTGGGGGCTGTTTCCAGGTGCCCGTGGACACGCAACACCAGTTGCCTTCAATCCCCTCATCCCCACACCACTGCCCCGTGCAAGGCTCTTCCTGCAGCCCTCGTGTTACCTCAGAGAGGGTCCgtggcttttgttttcagctctgtGCCTCAGGTGGGCTGCTGggcctctctcctcctgcccatGAAGAGGCAGTGAGCTCACATGTGAGGTCACCTGTGACCTGGTGCAGCCTCTGCACAACCCGAGGGGCTGTGCTCTCCTTGGGTGCCAAAAGATTCCAGTGAGCCCTCAGTACTTGCCATGGTCTAAACCCCTGGGTTTTTCTCCTTGCCTGCCAAGGGGGTGGCTGCAGAATCTGGCTGTCCGGGTGTTGCCTGTTCTGAGCTGACAAACAGGAGCTCCTGTGAGAATCCAGCATTGCCCAGACAACAATGAGTGACCTACATTTGTCAGGCAGCCAGGCGCCCGTTTATCCACCTCTGTGATTGGAGCAGCAAGTGCACAAGCAGCCAGCTTGTCCTTCCCTTGCTCTGCTCCAGTTTGGATCCTCTTGCTTCCCCCCAGGATGTGGGCATACAGGGCAGGACTAGGGCAGTGTTTCCATCCTGCTGGGATTGAAATGTGCCAGAAATGGTGCAAAATGCTGCTCAGCTGATGCTAGTTTAAATAGAAGCTTTTTGGGGCAAAAATTGTATAAATCCAGAGCAGGCATTGCAGGCTGTTGATGTAGAGCTGGTGCTTCTGTAGCTCCgggcaggctgcagccagagcagacaCCAGAGGTGCTGCAGTTGCATGTAGAtggggcagcctgggcttgGGAAGGTGGTAGCTGTGCTGGTGTTGAAAGGAAACCTGTGATGTGCATGGTcccttcccagggctgtggtgttccctggcagagcagctgctccctggggcagggctTGTGGCACTGGCTGAGGTGGCTGCACCCCTGGTGTggctgtggcagctgcagctggtgcccAGCTCTGACAGGTCTCCTCCTGGCAGTGTACCATGCCATTTACCTGGAGGAGCTGACAGCAGTGGAACTGACAGAGAAGCTGGCCCAGCTGTTCAGCATCTCTTCCCAGCAGATCAGCCAGATTTACAAGCAAGGTCCGACCGGGATCCACGTGCTGATCAGTGATGAGGTAACAGCCTCCACGGgctcctccctttcctcctcttgcACTGGGTTGCTTCAGCTGGTTggtgtccagctctgctctgagctcAGCTGTGGAGGTTGCACGGGACCCTGGGGAATGAGTCCCCCAGGCAGGTTTCAGGAAGGGCCCTGCTCAGTCGCCTCTGGTTTCCAAAGGATTGGAGTTGGTCGTTCAAGCCTGTAGAGCCAAAGATGTTGGTGCTTGgggatgctgctctgctgctggggccaCCTCACTTAAACCCATGAGGTTTATCAGGCATGAACAGTGCTCCCCAGGCTTTGTACACACCCTCCTTCACACCTGGGTTTCTTCTGTCGTTGCTATAAAAGCAGGGAGGGGAATTGCTGTGGGAAGACTTTGCTTCAGACCTGCATCCCCGAAGCCCATGGTTTCTCTCTTGGCTTGCTGGTTCAGACCTTCAGTTCTgaagagctggaggaaggaATAAATACTCATGGATGGTGCCTTTCCTACCTCCCAGAGCACTAAGCTCCTGCCCGAGCAGCTTCTAGCCCTCTTGGTGATCTCAATCTATGCCCATCACTGAGTGGCAGAGCACAAAGCCTTTGTATTGTATTTAAACACAACCTGAATTGTGTTTAAATGCAGCCTCAGCCTGAGCTGGTTTCTGTGGCTTCTTTCAGATGATACAGAACTTCCAAGATGAATCATGTTTTGTTCTGGACACCATGAAAGGTAATTGCCCAGGCTCTACCTGgtgtttcccttccctgcttcttgGGGAGCTCTTGTGTTGGAtccacccagcccagcagacTCCTGTGCTGTTGCAGGTGGCTCATGAGCTTTGCTTCCTTTGCAGCTGAAACCAATGACAGCTACCACATCATCCTGAAGTaggaggggaggggatgagGAGCATTGTGATCCTCTTGTCGCACATCAAGACCCTTCACTTCAGCACAAGGACACAAGCAGAGATCTGGAAACTCCTGAGCACCCTCTGGCAAGACCCTGAGCTGTTGGATACTTGGCTGTCTTTCTGGCAGGGGACTTCCTTGCTCTGATGGCATCTGAACAGCCCTTGGTGGCAACTGCTGCTTAGTTGCTGGAGCTCTGAGGCTGAAGTTACCAGGTCGTGCAGCTGTGTTGCTCCCAGTAGAAACTTGCCTTTGGGACCTCAGGTGTTGGTGAGGCTGTTCCCATGGCAGGTGTGTGCTCTGCTTCCCTGAGGGGCATCAGCTCCCGTGGTGCTCACAGACTGGCAAGAGAACATGAACCCAACTGGCCCAACCAAGCCAACTGGCCCAGGGGCACGTGCTGAGCTGAGCAGGTCTCTAAAATGGCCTGTGCTGATGGATTGGTaggccagggctgggaggggttttcttaaataattttgttaagcTTTCATTTAATATTACAATACATCTATTAGACAAAGGTGAtgactttgtttttctcctcttcactCACCCTAAAAACTCTTGGCCATGTGTGGGTGGGTGTGGTtgtgctgcctcctccttcccctgcactGGGGAGTCATCAGGAGCTTTGGATACAGATCCATGAGATGCGTCCCAGAATCCTGAGGGAATTGGCTGCTGCAGTTGTCCAGCCACTCTCCATGACATTTGGAAAGTcctggcagtcaggtgaagtccctggtgactggagaAGGGAACCATTGCACCCATTTTTAAGAAGGGTAGAAAGGAGCCCGGGAACTACCGACCTGTCAGCCTCTCCTCTGTGTCTGGgcaggtcatggagcagatcctcctagaagacagaTCCTCCTGAGGCACATGGAGGCCAGGGAGGTGACTCAGGACACCCAGCAGGGCTTCACTGGGGGaaagtcctgcctgaccaacctggtGGCTTTCTGCAATGGAGTGGCTGCATCAGTGGAGAAGGGCAGAGCAGTGGATGTCACCTGGGCTTCTGCAACTTCCTTCTCTGTTGGAAAGATACAGATTTGACACTGGGGGTAAGGAGCTGTCgagatggtcacatccagagggtagtggcCAGTGGGTCAATGCCCAGATGGAGAggggtgacaagtggtgtccctcagggatctgtactgggaccagtgctgatcagtatcttcatcaatgaGACAGAAGAATcaagggcaccctcagcaagtttgcagaggACACCACTGAGTGGTGTGGTTGAGGaaccagagggatgggatgttatccagagggacctggatgAGCTGGAGAAGTGGCCCCATGTACACCTGATGAggtgcagagccctgcagctgggcagggacaatcctcagtacaggctggggaTGATGTGGGAGCTGCCCTGCTGAGAGGGACTGGGGAACTGGTGGACGGAAGGATGGACGTGATGTGCACTGGCAGCCCAGAGTGACAATCCTGGGCTACCCtagaagtgtgaccagcaggtgGAGGGgatcctgcctctgctctgctgggacccCCTGGAGaactggggccagttctggagcccccagcacagggaggacacggagctgctggagagaggccagaggaggccccggagataatgggagggctggagcagctctgctctggagccaggctgggagagttggggtgtccagcctggagaggagaaggctccaaggagaccttggagcagcttccagtgcctgaaggggctccaggaaagctggggaaggactccTCCTCCACAaggtggaggccccatccctggtgacattcaaggtcaggcttgatgtggctctgagcaacctgatctagttaaagaggtccctgctcactgcagggtggttggactagatgaccttgaaatgtcccttctgacccaaCACATTTTATGATCTAGTTGGataaagctgaaggaaaatgtgGAGTGAAGCAGAGTTGGATAAAGAGCAGACTAGGTAGGTCTGTGGGACTCTTGTCTGCACAttttagggaggaaaaagagagacagagctGTCTCTGCTGAAATGAGGTTATGGtaggggatttaggttatgactggacttgatgatcttcaaggtcccttccaaccaggatgattctgtgattcaacaGGTTATTGCAAGCTGTTGGGCTTGATGGTGACAGAAGGGCCTCTGTGCAGGTTTCCAGGGCCACAGTGAGGTCTCTGGTGTGAAGGATCTGCCCTGTGGGTGATAGATCCTGTTTCCTGCCCATCAGATCCCCCAGCAGAGATGGAGTTGCCCCAGGGTAGCTCCTGCCTCTCACCTTCAGCACCACCCGAGGGAGTTTTGAGCAAAAAAACGGGGGGAAGAAAACAATATGAAGCagggcttttgtttttaaataaggcTGTGACAAGGCCCAGCCCAGGCCAGGTGCTGTAGGTCCTGTGGGGTGACTGGAGGGGACTGGTGAGTGTGACAAAGGCCACGTCCTTGCTGCTGAACTAGTGGCTGCTCTTCTGTGTGTTCCCATCTTCCTCAGCCAGCTGTTGTCTTCGTGGAGGTGCAGTCAAGGTACTTAGCACAAAGTGGAGCTGGTTCAGTCCTGGCCAAACCTTCCATCCTTGTTTgcactcctgcagctgctgctcgtGGCTCCATCCTGGTGCTGAGGCTCCTGGAACGTCCCTGTCTCCCTCCTCCATCGTggtgcagctcagctcagctccacagcagaggcagaacGTTGCTCAGCAGGTCCCTGAAACTTGCTGAGGTCTGCAGTAGCTCCCCCTCACCCCTAAAATTGCCCCCCAGCTGCATCCAGGGCTGGGTGGCACCAGGGTTGGTGAGGAGCAGAGGATCTGGAGGTTAATCCTGGGAATGGTggtggctggggctggcagcagggatcCAGGATCCTGGGCTTGTCTGCCCACCATGAACCTGGGCCCAAAGCTCCTGGTGAttccagcagggaggaggaagctgCTTGGTCTCCTCACCTGGCTTTAGGACAGCTGGCTCCTTGAGCTGCAGACCAGAGATGTGAGGATACCTCAAGCTGCTGTGAGTCCTGTCCTGAGCCACCAAAACCTTGTAAAGACACCaagaaaactaatttaaaaaatgcactaATTTTGCTTGCTTCTCCCCATGAAGACTGGGGAGCCAGGCTGAGCCCCACGGGTGGAGGGGCTCATGTTTGGCCACTCACCTTCTGTTCACTTCTTGGTACCTCTGGTGGTCAAGATGACATGTGCTTTAATCCtggattttctctttgtttgccAGACCTGTTCAGCAGTGGTGTGGGCTTGGTAAACGTCTTGTGTTGATGTTGCTGGGTCCGTGGGGCTGATTTTAATCCATCAGATGAGGAAAATGCCAGGAAAGTGATTTGTTGTGTGTGGTGGCTCCGGGAGGGCAGGGAAAGCCCCCAGATGGAAGGGGTAGCAACAGGCCAGtccttcctccagccctggTTGCTGCTTGGAAACAAGGGGGGAGATGCAGGGCTCAGAGTTCAGGGGGAATGATGAGTATTGTTAATCCTATAACTTGACCTGCTTATTAGTTAATAACTCAGCTCATCCATaatcctgggggggggggggttggaagcACCAGGGCCGCTCACTGAGCTTGGAGGGTGTCGGAGAAGCCGCCGAGCTGGGGGCTGTGGAGGGGGGAGAAGCCGGAGCAGAGAGACCCCCGTGAGGCCGGTGTGTCCCCTTGAGCCTGGGGGGGGCACCTGGAGCCGGGGGCTGGTTGCCCTCGGGGGGGTCCGGCAGCCCCCCTGTGCCCCGGGCTCTGAGCACAGTCCCCCCCTGTGCGGAGCTGCTCCCCGGGGTGTGGGGCCGCGTCCCCCCTTCACCTCCAGGCCTCTCCGGGCCCTGGGGACCGGGGGGATGAGGCCCCGTCCCGGGGGGGCAGTGGGGCCGGGACtggagccccccccccccctggGACTGGAGCCCCCGGCCCGGCGTCCCCCCCCCGGGCCTGCCCCCCCTCCACCCCGGTCTGCCCCCCCCGGCCTGccccccctgtccccctgccccgGTCTTCCCCCCCCCTGGGACTGGAGCCCCCCCCCAGGGcctgccccccccgccccgggcctgccccccccctccaccccggtctgcccccccccccccccggtctgccccccctgccccccccctccggtcctgccccccccccgggcCTGCCCCCCCTCCACCCCGGTCTGCTCCCCCCGggcctgccccccccccccccggtctGCCCCCCCTGTCTCCCCCCTCCGGTCCTGCCCCCCCCCCGGtatgcccccccccccccgggcctGCCCCCCCTCCACCCCGGTCTGCCCCCCCTCTCCGGTCCTGCCCCCCCCCGCGGGgcctgctcccccccccccccaactcccGCACTACATTTCCCGGCgtgccccgcgcccgccgccctcCCCCCGCCGAACTCGCTTTCCCAGCGTGCCCCGCGGCGCGGGCGGGGGAGGGGCGTGGCCGTGACGCGGCGCGGGGTATATAAGGCGCGGCGCAGCGGCGGCGGCCCCATTGTTGTCGCGGCGCGGGGCGGGTCCGCAGCGCGCGCCGCGGGGGGGGCCCCGCCCGGACCGGTgagtggggggctgggggggggggggggtgggggtcgGTCCCGCTACCCCCGCCCGGCCGGACTTGGGGGGGAGGGCGGGATCCCCCTGCTCTTGCGGCTGAGGGGTCTTGAGGGGAGGGGGGGCCTTGCAGCTGAGGGGAGGGGGCTTCTCTCCGGGGAGTCagtgcggggggggggggggcttttcTAGCTGGGGGGCACATAGAGGGTGCGGGGGGTATAGGGGAGGGGGGCTCCTTCAGCTGGGGGAGTCtaggggggaggggaggggccTTTTCTGGCTGGGGG contains:
- the TFCP2 gene encoding alpha-globin transcription factor CP2 isoform X2, which produces MAWALKLPLADEVIESGLVQDFDASLSGIGQELGAGAYSMSDVLALPIFKQEESSLPPENENKILPFQYVLCAATSPAVKLHDETLTYLNQGQSYEIRMLDNRKIGELPEINGKLVKSIFRVVFHDRRLQYTEHQQLEGWRWNRPGDRILDIDIPMSVGIIDPRANPTQLNTVEFLWDPSKRTSVFIQVHCISTEFTMRKHGGEKGVPFRVQIDTFKENENGEYTEHLHSASCQIKVFKPKGADRKQKTDREKMEKRTPHEKEKYQPSYETTILTECSPWPEITYVNNAPSPGFNSSHSSFSIGEGNGSPNHQPEPPPPIADNLLPTSTTQEAQQWLHRNRFSTFSRLFRNFSGADLLKLTREDVIQICGPADGIRLFNALKGRMVRPRLTIYVCQESQQLRDLQQKHEDGDAVTSTFFVYHAIYLEELTAVELTEKLAQLFSISSQQISQIYKQGPTGIHVLISDEMIQNFQDESCFVLDTMKAETNDSYHIILK
- the TFCP2 gene encoding alpha-globin transcription factor CP2 isoform X1 gives rise to the protein MAWALKLPLADEVIESGLVQDFDASLSGIGQELGAGAYSMSDVLALPIFKQEESSLPPENENKILPFQYVLCAATSPAVKLHDETLTYLNQGQSYEIRMLDNRKIGELPEINGKLVKSIFRVVFHDRRLQYTEHQQLEGWRWNRPGDRILDIDIPMSVGIIDPRANPTQLNTVEFLWDPSKRTSVFIQVHCISTEFTMRKHGGEKGVPFRVQIDTFKENENGEYTEHLHSASCQIKVFKPKGADRKQKTDREKMEKRTPHEKEKYQPSYETTILTECSPWPEITYVNNAPSPGFNSSHSSFSIGEGNGSPNHQPEPPPPIADVSHTSELMLVNLLPTSTTQEAQQWLHRNRFSTFSRLFRNFSGADLLKLTREDVIQICGPADGIRLFNALKGRMVRPRLTIYVCQESQQLRDLQQKHEDGDAVTSTFFVYHAIYLEELTAVELTEKLAQLFSISSQQISQIYKQGPTGIHVLISDEMIQNFQDESCFVLDTMKAETNDSYHIILK